Proteins encoded within one genomic window of Pyxidicoccus xibeiensis:
- a CDS encoding aminoacyl-tRNA deacylase: MIPESIQHYLRRNRVRFERYWHSRAVSAQELAEALHVSGWRVAKSVIILADRQPWIVVVPAAGTVDLNRVRDMLGVRTVRLATEDEFSGYFPDCELGAEPPFGELYGLPVAVDESLSLTERLLFRAGSHEEALEMRFQDFATLEWPLVATFIYPQPRLVANPSQRPQPVPVDLDSHAPI; this comes from the coding sequence ATGATTCCGGAATCGATACAGCATTACCTCCGGCGCAATCGCGTGCGCTTCGAGCGTTACTGGCACTCCCGCGCGGTGAGTGCCCAGGAGCTGGCCGAGGCGCTGCACGTCTCGGGCTGGAGGGTGGCCAAGTCCGTCATCATCCTGGCGGACCGGCAGCCCTGGATTGTCGTCGTGCCCGCGGCGGGCACGGTGGACCTCAACAGGGTCCGCGACATGCTGGGCGTGCGCACCGTGCGATTGGCCACGGAGGATGAGTTCTCCGGCTACTTCCCCGACTGCGAGCTGGGCGCGGAGCCCCCCTTCGGCGAGCTGTATGGCCTGCCGGTGGCGGTGGACGAGTCACTCAGCCTGACGGAGCGGCTGCTCTTCCGGGCCGGCTCGCACGAGGAGGCGCTGGAGATGCGCTTCCAGGACTTCGCCACGCTGGAGTGGCCCCTGGTCGCGACCTTCATCTACCCGCAGCCCCGCCTGGTGGCGAACCCATCCCAGCGCCCGCAGCCAGTGCCGGTCGACCTGGACTCCCACGCACCCATCTGA